One Cyprinus carpio isolate SPL01 chromosome B25, ASM1834038v1, whole genome shotgun sequence genomic region harbors:
- the LOC122142409 gene encoding mucin-5AC-like has protein sequence MTVPWSLLWILGLICSSDSSCSPTSYYKSCWIRRYPGLYVDIEESQRRGAHILKLYHEESAVKCSRACCLTRNFSCNLAVFHFNTTQDSVNCFHLQCPNLESCIPRHRGNVILYNVTKGVDPDLLVFGKYFTTNVRVLPHMSSSRLNVSEPLTSDKRQFNYPPNPPVRSISPASTSTKKPTTPQQTTYAVPTKHQVQHTLPRCTTIQATTAQSTLEHVISTTSEPKMDSTLNPQLTTTTSQWASINLRHTTTSPTGEPDTTTDTLNQRIPTPPPVYITTAHPSSTTDYFDSTMTSVPINKALSSSTTQQTLELKTTAIQTPDSLAMASQKSMQSPGSSTTLRLKTTASQNTNSLAMGSQDTMQSSSSSTTQKSLELKTSALQNTNTLVTASQDAMQSSSSSTTQQSLRLKTTSLQNTNSLATASQDTRQSSSSSTIQQHLGLQTSTLQTTNSLASQKSMKSFTKVLTSTQQPLNQTMEEYPKTTVQTTVIETVTAQTYAPFQSEASTTTKPFISANVPLQTLTQITAAYGTIQAKTAQSTSETKMGSTPNPQQTTTTSKWTTIDPLTSTDVPLQTSTQTTPAYETSKWPLQTPTQTTTLSQPTQTTRSDTRTTTNPTVTTDGSTAPRYLSLSFTHSRLSNSPTTSSLSSSLTAPTSSMVDSQPYPNDTKGYISRNITTGDAPQPGGDGNLMSVWHLAANTVLVALATCATITFCCCCSVFVALSWRGRRRRKGRYRTNLRCKRGSMRLIKYVIVRESS, from the exons ATGACCGTCCCATGGAGTTTGCTGTGGATTCTGGGTTTGATCTGCTCTTCGGACTCCAGCTGCTCTCCGACATCTTACTATAAGAGCTGCTGGATCCGCAGATATCCAGGACTGTATGTGGACATAGAGGAGTCTCAGCGCAGAGGAGCCCACATCCTGAAGCTTTATCACGAGGAGTCTGCGGTAAAATGCAGCAGAGCCTGCTGCCTTACGCGAAACT TCTCCTGCAACCTGGCTGTGTTTCATTTCAACACCACTCAGGACAGCGTGAACTGCTTTCATCTTCAATGTCCGAACCTTGAGAGCTGCATTCCTCGCCACAGAGGAAATGTCATCCTCTATAATGTCACTAAAG GTGTGGATCCTGACCTGTTGGTTTTCGGGAAGTACTTCACCACCAACGTGCGTGTGCTGCCTCACATGTCCTCCTCACGGCTCAATGTATCAGAGCCGCTGACCTCTGACAAGCGTCAGTTCAACTATCCACCCAACCCACCCGTCCGTTCCATCAGTCCTGCATCCACTAGCACGAAAAAACCCACAACCCCACAACAAACCACTTACGCTGTTCCTACTAAGCATCAAGTACAACATACCCTCCCTCGATGTACAACAATACAGGCTACAACTGCTCAAAGCACGTTAGAACACGTTATATCAACTACGTCAGAGCCTAAAATGGACTCTACACTCAATCCCCAACTGACAACAACTACGTCTCAGTGGGCATCAATAAACCTGCGTCATACGACCACCTCTCCGACGGGTGAACCTGATACAACAACTGATACTTTAAACCAAAGAATTCCAACCCCCCCACCTGTTTATATAACCACAGCCCACCCAAGCTCTACAACTGACTACTTTGACTCTACTATGACCTCTGTCCCAATCAACAAAGCTCTAAGTTCCTCAACTACCCAGCAGACTTTGGAACTAAAAACTACAGCTATACAGACTCCAGACTCTTTGGCAATGGCTTCTCAAAAGTCTATGCAATCTCCAGGTTCCTCAACTACTTTGAGACTAAAAACTACAGCTTCACAGAATACAAACTCTTTGGCGATGGGTTCCCAAGACACTATGCAATCTTCAAGTTCCTCAACTACCCAAAAGTCTTTGGAACTAAAAACTTCAGCTCTACAGAATACAAACACTTTGGTGACGGCTTCCCAAGATGCAATGCAATCTTCAAGTTCCTCAACTACCCAACAGTCTTTGAGACTAAAAACTACATCTCTACAGAATACAAACTCTTTGGCGACAGCTTCTCAAGACACTAGGCAATCTTCAAGTTCCTCAACTATCCAACAGCATTTGGGATTACAAACTTCAACTCTACAGACTACAAACTCTTTGGCTTCTCAAAAGTCTATGAAATCTTTTACCAAGGTCTTGACAAGTACCCAACAACCCTTAAACCAAACTATGGAAGAGTATCCAAAAACTACAGTGCAAACAACTGTTATTGAGACAGTTACCGCCCAGACTTATGCACCTTTCCAATCTGAAGCATCAACTACCACGAAACCCTTTATTTCTGCCAACGTTCCCTTACAAACATTGACCCAAATTACAGCTGCATATGGGACAATACAAGCTAAAACTGCTCAAAGCACATCAGAGACTAAAATGGGCTCTACACCCAATCCCCAACAGACAACTACTACATCAAAGTGGACAACAATAGACCCTTTAACTTCTACAGATGTTCCCTTACAAACCTCAACACAAACTACCCCTGCATATGAGACTTCTAAATGGCCTTTACAAACCCCAACACAAACTACTACTCTATCCCAACCAACACAGACAACTAGAAGTGACACAAGAACCACCACGAATCCTACAGTCACCACTGATGGTTCTACAGCCCCCAGATACCTGTCCCTAAGTTTCACACACTCTCGACTGAGCAACTCCCCAACCACCAGTAGTTTGAGTTCTTCTCTAACTGCCCCAACTAGCAGCATGGTGGACAGTCAACCGTACCCCAACGACACGAAGGGTTACATCAGCCGGAACATCACTACGGGTGATGCACCTCAACCTGGTGGGGATGGAAACTTGATGTCAGTGTGGCATTTGGCGGCCAACACTGTACTGGTGGCTTTAGCGACCTGCGCTACCATCACATTCTGCTGCTGTTGTTCGGTGTTTGTGGCTCTGAGCTGGAGAGGCCGTAGGCGTCGGAAGGGCAGGTACAGGACAAATCTGAGGTGCAAGAGAGGATCAATGAGACTCATCAAGTACGTTATCGTAAGAGAGAGTTCGTAA